The nucleotide window CGTTGAGGGTGAAGCTCTCGCTGGCTTCCTCCAGCACGCGCTGGGACTGCTCGGTCTTCTTCAGGATGTCGCTGATCTGGGAAAGGGTGGCGACCTTGACCACCAGGCGCTTGCCGAGGAGCAGCCCGATCTCGTCGATCATCATGAGCTGGCTGGGGTCGGCGATGGCGATGACCAGGCGGCCGTCTTCCAGCTCCTCGAGGGGGACGAAGTTGTAGCGGAACATCAGGTCAGCTTCGATCTTGCGGAAGAGTTCCGGCTGCAGGCGGAAATTGCGCAGGTCCTGGAATTCGCAGCGATAGCGCCGGGCCAGATCACGGGCGCGCGCTTCCTCGTCCTGCACGCCGCTGAGGGCGATGCTTCCACCGTTCACGAAAACCGGCTTCTTATCGGCCATTTACCGGGTCACCCATTCCTCTTTCCGAGCCCACATCGATCTGGAACGCACGGCTACGCCATCCTTGCACGTTCAGCGGTGAAGGCCTCCGGAGCCCAGACTGAAAATAGGCATGTAAAGCGATATCAGCACTCCGACCACGACCACGCCCATGAAGATGAGGATGACCGGCTCGATCAGGGTCAGGGCGGCAGCGACCGAGGTCGCGACGTCTTCCTCGTAGAACTCAGCGACCGAGTTCAGCATACCGGGCAGGGAGCCGGTCGATTCCCCGACCTCGATCATCTCCACCGCCAGGTCAGGCATGACCTTGGTTTCTTCCAGGCTGCGGGACAGCGGCGCACCCTCGCGGACGCGCTGGGCCGAGCGGCTGATGCCGGAGGCCAGCAGCCGGCTCTGCATGGAAGCGCCGGCCGTCTGCAGGGCCGGCACCAGAGGCAGGCCGCCGGCCAGCAGGGTGGAGAGCATGCGCGAGAACATCGCCACCTGGTATTTGAGCCAGATGGCCCCCACCAACGGCAACTTCATGCGGAAGCTATCCAGCGCCTGGGCGCCACGCTCGCTGCGTTGCCAGCGCCAGATCAGGAACACCACGAGCAGTAGCACGCCAATGATCAGCGGGAACCATTTCTGGATGAAGACACCGATGGTGAGCATGATCTCGGTGCTGACCGGCAATCTCACTTCGAGCTGGCGGTACAGCTCGGCGAACCGAGGAACGACGAAGGTGACCAGGAAGGTCAGCATCACAGTCACCAGGACCAGCAGCAGCGCCGGGTAGACCAGGGACGCCAGCAGCTTCCTGCGCACCGAATTGGCCACGCGCTGAAAGGCGATATAGCGGCCGAGGACTTCGTCGAGATTGCCACTCTTCTCGCCTGCCAGCAGGGTGGTGGTGTAGATCTTGGGGAAAATCGTTTGCGCTTCAAACGCCTGGGACAGTGACTCGCCGCTGCGCAGGCGGTCGCGGACGTCCTCCAGCACGCGCCGGAAGTAGCGGTTTCGCTGGCGCCGATGCAGGAGGTCGAGAGCGGTCAGGATCGGCAAGCCGGCCTTGATGAGCGTCAGGAACTGGGCATTGAAGATGATGAACTCGTCCTGCTTGACGCGGTTGCCGCCCAGCTGGAGCTCGCCGCCGGCGAAAAGCCCGCGTGGTTTCACGGAGTAAACCAGGAAACCCTGCTGGGCGTAGCGGTCGCGCAGTTCCGCCTCGGAGTGGCTGTGCTCGACCTGCTCCAGCACCTGCCCGCGCTCGTCGGCCATCCTGATCAGAAATTCGGCCATCGGTTATTTATGAGTCTATCACCGCAAAATGGGGGGCAGGACGCAGGAAGCAGGAAGCAGGAAGCAGGAAGCCGGCTCCACACCTGCCTCCTGCTGCCTAGTATTCTCCGACGTCGCCCGCCTGGATCATCTCGACCCCGGCAGGAGGGTGGAACTGGAATCGGGTGTCGGGGATGTTGACGTTCTCCTGCTGGTTGCGGAAACGGAACTCGGTGCTGGAACCATCCAGTTCCTCTGCGACGATGCGGAAGATGGTGCCGTCGGGGCTGACCTCGAGCAGAACCCGGCTGAGACGGTCGGCCATGGATTTCGGCACACCCTGGAGCACGACGTTGCCCGTCGCTGCCGGGGGGATGTTGGCCAGCGCGAGGCCGCTGAACTCCTTTTGCAGCTTCGTCTTTCCCAGCAGATAGCGCAAAGGGGAGCGCAGGTCGTCGATGTTCTTCACCGGCGCCTGTCGGGCCTGCCGTTCGCCAGGCACGTAGAAATACGCCTTCTTGCCGTCGGTGAGGAACAGCTTCTCGCGCGGGTTGCGGTAATCCCAGCGCATGCGGCCGGGTTTCTTGAGCCAGAGGGTGCCCGACTCGGTGCGCTGGATGCCGGCGCCCTTGTAGATCTCAGTGAAATCCGCGGTGAGCGTATCCAGGTGGTTGTAGCGGCGGTCCACGCTGTCGGCCAGCCGCTGCACATCGTCGGCGCGCAAGGCGGCGGTGGCCAGCAGGACTGCGAGAATCGCACCAGGGATCTTTCTCAATGTTCTTTCAGGTCTCCGGACAGCGGTACTTTGCTTACTTTGATTCCGACTTCCAGAACTTGGGTGCTTCCTTGCCCGGTGGCAGCCCGCGGGTGATAAAGGGCAGGGAATCCGGGTCCTGCACCTCGACGCGGCCGTCGGGCGTGAGTTCATAAGGCTTCCCCTGAGGGTCGACGGGGAGCCGGCTTAGGTAGCCGGCCGAGATCATCTGGAACCAATTGCTGGCCGGCTTCCCGGTGTTCTCGTAGTACTGGCGGACCAGAGCCTCGAGGTAGCCGACCTCTTCATCCACTCGCAGGGCCAGCAGGTGGCGGACGGCGTTGTCCTTGATCATCTGGTCGTTCGTGGATTCGTAGATGTGCTCCCAGAGGAAGCGGGCGGTGGCGATCTCGCCGCCGTGCTGGGCCATGATGGCGGCCATGATCCGCATCCAGGGATGGGAGCTGGGAATCTTGGCGCCCTCCTCGAATGCCTGGGCCGCGGCCTTGTAGTCCTTGCGCTCGATGTAGTGGATGTAGCCGAGGTTGTAGTAGAGGCGCCAGGCACGGGGATTGGCGCGGATACCGCGCTGCACCAGGGCTACGGCGGCGTCGGGATCACCGGCGCCCTGCGGCGGCTCCTGGCTAAGGAAGATGGCGCCGAACTCATAGGCGGGCAGGAGCCGCGGATCGAGCGTGGTGGTGATGTCGAGCAGGGGCGCCAACAGCTTGTACTCCATGGAGCCCTCGTGGTGCTTGCCGCCGAAATACTGCACGACCCGCGTCCAGTAGATGTCGGCGAGCAGTCCGTTGTAACCGAGGCTGAGCCGCCTCACGATCTGGGGCGAGGGGATATAGAGGACGTCCTGCAGGGTCTTGCCGGCGCGCAAGCGGTCGAGGCGGCGGACCATGAGCACCGCGCCCGCCAGGCTGGCCAGCAAGAGCACGCTGGCGACCGCCACGACCCTGCCCCGCGAAGTCATTTGAGATCCCGGTACTCGAAGATGATGACGGCGGTGCTGACCGCTACCACCGAGTAGAGCAGCGCGTAAACGGTGTTGAACAGGACGAGGCTGGCGGCGACCGGCTCTCCGTGGGCCACCGGCGTGATGACGTTCAGGGCGGCGAAGTTGGGAACCAGGTGGGCCATGCCGATGGCCAGCCAGCGCGCCGGCGGCCGGGCCAGCAGGGCGAAGGCACGCAGGTCTTCGGCGAATGTACCGATCACGAACATGGCCAGCGCAAAGACGGCGGAGAGGATGGGCGAGGAGAACGACGAGAACAACAAGGTGATGGCGGTCACCACGATGAATTGAAGGATGATGAAGTAGATGGCGATGAGGACGTAGGTGTCCGACCAGGTGAAGGCGCGGGTGACATAGAACAGCGCGCCCAGGACACCCACCGCCATCAGGGCCGTGTTCACCACCAGGGTGAGAGAGAGACCGGCGAACTTGCCCACGATGAATTCCCAGCGCCGCACCGGGCGGGAGAGCAGGGTGTAGAGAGTCTTCTTGTCGATCTCCTTGGCCACCAGGCCGATACCGATGAAGATGGCGATCGCCAGCCCGAAGAGAGAAACCGCGGTCAGACCGAGGTTGATCACCACTTGCCGCTCGACGTTGATGGAGATCTGCCCGACCAAGATGGAGGAGGCGGCCATCAGCAGGGCGAAGAAAATCAGGTTGTAGAGCACGCGGTCGCGCACTGCTTCGCGGAAGGTGTTGAAGGCGATGTAAGCCAGGCGGGAGGTCATGGGGCGACCTCCGCCGGAGCAGCGCGGTCGGCCGGAGCGCCCATCTGCTGCAGGAAGTAGTCCTCCAGGGTGATGCGCACAGGATTGACGGAAATGAGCCGGACGCCGGCGCGACGCAGAGCGTCGAGCGCGGCGTCGAGTTTTTCTTCCGGCAGGATGGCGCGGTGAGTCTCGCCGCTGAGGCGGCATTGGCCACCCAAAGCGGTGACAGCGGCCTCTGCGCCGCCGCCTTGCCAGTGGATCTCAACCCGGCCGCCGGTGCTAGCGGTCAGCTCCCTGATGGTCCCGGCGCCGCGCAACGTTCCCTGGTGCACGACCGCGACCCGGTCACACAGGTCCTCGGCGTCAGAGAGGATGTGAGTGGAGAAGAAGACAGTCTTGCCCTCGTCCTTCAGTCCCTGGATCAGGTCCCGGACCTCGCGGCGGCCGATGGGATCGAGCCCCGACATGGGCTCGTCGAGAAAGACAACCTTAGGGTCATGGAGGATGGCTTGCGCGATACCGACGCGCTGCAACATGCCCTTGGAGAACTTGCGCAACTGGATGTCCGCAGCATCGGCCAGGCCAACGCGCCTGAGCATCGTGGAAACCCGCGGAGCGCGCTCGCCGGCCGGGACCCCGGAGAGCTGTGCGTAGTAGTGCAGCAGCTCGGAGGCGGTGAGGTAGTCGTAAAAGTAGGGCTGCTCGGGAAGGAAGCCGATCTGCGCCTTGACCCTCGGGTCCTGCATGTCGTGGCCGAGGATGCGGGCGGAGCCGCCGGTAGGAAAAATGATTCCCATCAGCAGGCGCAGGGTGGTGGTCTTGCCGGCCCCATTGGGGCCGAGATAACCGAAGATCTCGCCTTCCTGGATAGAGAGATTCAGCGGGTGCAGAGCGACCTTCTGCCGCTTGCGCCAGAAGCCGAAGGTGTAACTCTTCTGGAGATTGAGCGTCTCAATCGCCGTCATCGGTGCTGTACGCGAGATTATAGACGAAGAGGTCACGGGGTGCCGGGGACCGGCATGCGCACGACAGCCGCGGGCGCGGGCGGGACGGGCTTGGAGCGCAAGTCGAGCCAGGCGCGCAGCTCGTCGGTGGTGCGGATCTGACCCAGCAGGCAGGCCTGGATCAACTCGCGGGTGAGGAGCGTATGAAAGCGGTTGTGATACTCGAGGCCATGCTTCTGCCCCGCGAGCTTCACCATGTACGGAATGCGCGGGCTGCTTTGCTCGTTCCAATCAGCGTACCAGCGCAGGGCGTGGTCGGAAGTCACCAGCACGGTGGAGCGGTCCCATACGCCCGCCTGCTCCATGGCGCGGCGGATGTCGGCGAGATTGCGATCGCCGAGGGCAAGATTATCAAGATACCAGTCCCTTGCGAAGTTGAAGATGGTCAGGTGGCCGGAGCCGCGGTCGTAGATAGCGGGCTCGTGCGGCACGGGCAGGTGCAGCAGGACCAGGCTGAGCGTGGGATCGGTGGCGTCCTCGATGGATTCCCGCAGCAGCCGGTCGTAGCGGAGGACATGACGCTGACGATCCTCCAGCGGCCACAGGCTGCGGAGCGCGCTGCCCAGGCTGGTCGAGAGGCTGGGCTCGAAGCCGCGCACGCGGGTGTCGATGGATTCCCAATAGCAGTCGCTCAGGACGGGAGCCAGCACCCGGCAGTAGGGGATGTACCAGCCCACGATGGTGGCGTCCCAGCCCTGCGAGCGCACCCAGCTGAACACCGAGGATTCCTTGATCCAATCCACCGGCTTGTTCTGATCGTCGGCGGTGACCAGCAGGCCGGTGCCGTGGAAGAGCCCGATCTCCACCGGTTGCCCGTACATCAGTGATGGAATGGCGCTTGCAGTCTGAATGCCGGACTGGATGGCATTGTCGGCCCACAGGGACTCCGACATCATGCGGTCAAGCTCGGGAAGTTGCAGGCCGGTGGGGCGGGTGCGGGGATCGATGTATCGCCAGTCGGCTTCGTCGTAGATGATCCAGACGAAGCGGGTGGGCGCGGGCGACGACGAATGGATCCGGCCGGCGACGAGCGGCAGAGGTGGTTCATGCGCAACCCTCCAGGACGCCTGCAGGACCATGATCGGCAGAAACGGCAGGCAACACAGAGCGACGACCTCGGCTGCGCGACCGATCCAGAGAGGGAACCGGGCCAGCAGCGACATCACCACAATGACCAGCAGCGCCAGGTAGGCGAAGAAGTTCTCGTCGCGGATGATGCGGGAAACGTCGTTCGGAAACTGATGGCGGATCAGATTCAGGAATACGACTAGCGGCAGCAGGAAGACCCAGCGATCGAAGGCGATTCGCCGCAAGGGGGTGGAACGGCCGAGCCAGACGACGAGCGACAGGATGCCGGTGAGCAGTGCTAGGACGATGCCGGCGGCCAGCAAGTCGCGCCACGACCAGCGCGGCAAAAGGAACTGATTGGCAAAGACCAGGCGGCGCCAGACCTCCATCAGGCAGATACCGGCCAGAGAGAGGCAGACCAGAAAGTCGCGGCGGGTGAACGATCTCATGCCGCGCGCCGTAACAGGAAGAGAGTGCGCTCGCTCGCGGGCAAGGTCAACGAACGGACGATGCGGAAACGTCTCTGGACCGCCTGTTCGAAACCGCTGCGATCCAGGTCGGCGTGCAGCTCCTCGCGCCCGCGGACGATGCGGCGGAACATCGGATCCTGGGGAGAGATGAACTCGATCAGCAGCCAGTCGCGGGTCAGGTCGGCCGCCAGGTCCAACACCGAATCCAGAGGCACGCGTTCGGTGACCATCAAATGGTGGAGAACGGCCAACATGAGCACGGCGTCGAACTGACCACAGGCCCGCTCTAGAAAGGACGGGCACTCTTGATTCCGCCATCCGGTAGCCGGGCTGGGCTGGGCGATATTCACGACCAGCGGCAGGATCGTCAGGTTCTGGGCTGCGGCCCGGCGGTACAGGCGGCCGACGAGGGCAGCGTCGGCGTCGAGCGCTACAACGCGCGCGCCGGCAGCGGCGGCTTCCACGCTATAGGCGCCGGTGTTGCAGCCGACATCGAGCAGACTGTGGGGACGATCTTCGGCCAGCCAGCGGCGGACGAAGTCTTTCTTTGCGCTCTCTTGCTCCCGGGTGTAGCTGGGATGGGTCTCGGCGTAGCCGGTCCAATGTGAGCTGGGCGAGAACCCGCCGATGCTGCGCACGGCTTTGCGCAAGCTACGGATCCGTGAGGCAAGAACGAACCGGGCCTTGTCCGGAGCTTCGTGGCGGGGTTGGTACAACTGCGGTCCACGAGCTTCGGAGCGCGCACTGAGCCAGGTGGGGATGGTGGCGTATCCCAGAAGCGGCGGAAGAAGGCGCCGCAGCGGACTGCTCATGCGGTACACATCTTCCGGTGAAAGCCCTTCCCGGCGGCCGGTGAACACCTGGTCCGGAGCCAGACGAAAATGCTTGTAGGCGATCAGTGGCAGCAAGAACGTGCGCACGAACTGGGCGTAGGCGCGCCACACGGGATCGCCGGGTGCCCGCGGTTCGACCGACAGGACATCCACGAACACGGCGTCGGAGCCGCGGAAAAGAATGTTGAAGGGGGTGGCGTCCTTCAGCCCAAGGCCTTCATCAAGCAGTCCCTCGGCGAGGTCGAGGGTGAGTTC belongs to Terriglobales bacterium and includes:
- a CDS encoding type II secretion system F family protein yields the protein MAEFLIRMADERGQVLEQVEHSHSEAELRDRYAQQGFLVYSVKPRGLFAGGELQLGGNRVKQDEFIIFNAQFLTLIKAGLPILTALDLLHRRQRNRYFRRVLEDVRDRLRSGESLSQAFEAQTIFPKIYTTTLLAGEKSGNLDEVLGRYIAFQRVANSVRRKLLASLVYPALLLVLVTVMLTFLVTFVVPRFAELYRQLEVRLPVSTEIMLTIGVFIQKWFPLIIGVLLLVVFLIWRWQRSERGAQALDSFRMKLPLVGAIWLKYQVAMFSRMLSTLLAGGLPLVPALQTAGASMQSRLLASGISRSAQRVREGAPLSRSLEETKVMPDLAVEMIEVGESTGSLPGMLNSVAEFYEEDVATSVAAALTLIEPVILIFMGVVVVGVLISLYMPIFSLGSGGLHR
- the lolA gene encoding outer membrane lipoprotein chaperone LolA; the encoded protein is MRKIPGAILAVLLATAALRADDVQRLADSVDRRYNHLDTLTADFTEIYKGAGIQRTESGTLWLKKPGRMRWDYRNPREKLFLTDGKKAYFYVPGERQARQAPVKNIDDLRSPLRYLLGKTKLQKEFSGLALANIPPAATGNVVLQGVPKSMADRLSRVLLEVSPDGTIFRIVAEELDGSSTEFRFRNQQENVNIPDTRFQFHPPAGVEMIQAGDVGEY
- a CDS encoding tetratricopeptide repeat protein translates to MTSRGRVVAVASVLLLASLAGAVLMVRRLDRLRAGKTLQDVLYIPSPQIVRRLSLGYNGLLADIYWTRVVQYFGGKHHEGSMEYKLLAPLLDITTTLDPRLLPAYEFGAIFLSQEPPQGAGDPDAAVALVQRGIRANPRAWRLYYNLGYIHYIERKDYKAAAQAFEEGAKIPSSHPWMRIMAAIMAQHGGEIATARFLWEHIYESTNDQMIKDNAVRHLLALRVDEEVGYLEALVRQYYENTGKPASNWFQMISAGYLSRLPVDPQGKPYELTPDGRVEVQDPDSLPFITRGLPPGKEAPKFWKSESK
- a CDS encoding ABC transporter permease subunit yields the protein MTSRLAYIAFNTFREAVRDRVLYNLIFFALLMAASSILVGQISINVERQVVINLGLTAVSLFGLAIAIFIGIGLVAKEIDKKTLYTLLSRPVRRWEFIVGKFAGLSLTLVVNTALMAVGVLGALFYVTRAFTWSDTYVLIAIYFIILQFIVVTAITLLFSSFSSPILSAVFALAMFVIGTFAEDLRAFALLARPPARWLAIGMAHLVPNFAALNVITPVAHGEPVAASLVLFNTVYALLYSVVAVSTAVIIFEYRDLK
- a CDS encoding ABC transporter ATP-binding protein, giving the protein MTAIETLNLQKSYTFGFWRKRQKVALHPLNLSIQEGEIFGYLGPNGAGKTTTLRLLMGIIFPTGGSARILGHDMQDPRVKAQIGFLPEQPYFYDYLTASELLHYYAQLSGVPAGERAPRVSTMLRRVGLADAADIQLRKFSKGMLQRVGIAQAILHDPKVVFLDEPMSGLDPIGRREVRDLIQGLKDEGKTVFFSTHILSDAEDLCDRVAVVHQGTLRGAGTIRELTASTGGRVEIHWQGGGAEAAVTALGGQCRLSGETHRAILPEEKLDAALDALRRAGVRLISVNPVRITLEDYFLQQMGAPADRAAPAEVAP
- a CDS encoding sulfatase-like hydrolase/transferase; translation: MRSFTRRDFLVCLSLAGICLMEVWRRLVFANQFLLPRWSWRDLLAAGIVLALLTGILSLVVWLGRSTPLRRIAFDRWVFLLPLVVFLNLIRHQFPNDVSRIIRDENFFAYLALLVIVVMSLLARFPLWIGRAAEVVALCCLPFLPIMVLQASWRVAHEPPLPLVAGRIHSSSPAPTRFVWIIYDEADWRYIDPRTRPTGLQLPELDRMMSESLWADNAIQSGIQTASAIPSLMYGQPVEIGLFHGTGLLVTADDQNKPVDWIKESSVFSWVRSQGWDATIVGWYIPYCRVLAPVLSDCYWESIDTRVRGFEPSLSTSLGSALRSLWPLEDRQRHVLRYDRLLRESIEDATDPTLSLVLLHLPVPHEPAIYDRGSGHLTIFNFARDWYLDNLALGDRNLADIRRAMEQAGVWDRSTVLVTSDHALRWYADWNEQSSPRIPYMVKLAGQKHGLEYHNRFHTLLTRELIQACLLGQIRTTDELRAWLDLRSKPVPPAPAAVVRMPVPGTP
- a CDS encoding class I SAM-dependent methyltransferase; translated protein: MPSATKSHADPQSASFRDPAGRLIRRGGHLVRAVFPPGLPNLQAFQASATVRRLADLGHVIPAEVLEDTAARELKRELSLPDDALLLRHERLEFPSYPYEWPPEMLAAAAELTLDLAEGLLDEGLGLKDATPFNILFRGSDAVFVDVLSVEPRAPGDPVWRAYAQFVRTFLLPLIAYKHFRLAPDQVFTGRREGLSPEDVYRMSSPLRRLLPPLLGYATIPTWLSARSEARGPQLYQPRHEAPDKARFVLASRIRSLRKAVRSIGGFSPSSHWTGYAETHPSYTREQESAKKDFVRRWLAEDRPHSLLDVGCNTGAYSVEAAAAGARVVALDADAALVGRLYRRAAAQNLTILPLVVNIAQPSPATGWRNQECPSFLERACGQFDAVLMLAVLHHLMVTERVPLDSVLDLAADLTRDWLLIEFISPQDPMFRRIVRGREELHADLDRSGFEQAVQRRFRIVRSLTLPASERTLFLLRRAA